The following nucleotide sequence is from Ktedonobacteraceae bacterium.
GACCTCGACAGCCTTCGCACCGCTGCGGCTGCAGTGGATGGCGTTATTCACCTGGCGTTTGAGCATAACTTCTCGGACTTCGCAGCCTCGCTCACCACCGATCTGCGTGCCGTCAAGACGATGGGGGCGGCGCTGGAAGGCACGGGCAAGCCATTCGTGACCACCGCTCACCTCAACGGAGAGGCATCTGATAACGCGGTACTCGCACTGACTGGAGTGCGATCATCGGTCGTCTCTCTCTGTCCATCCGTGCATGACCAGGGCGACAAGGGCTTCGTGCCGATGCTGATCACCATCGCTCGCGCGAAGGGCGTCTCTGCCTATATCGGCGATGGATCCAATCGCTGGCCTGCCGTCCATCGCCTCGATGCGGCGCGCCTGTACCGTCTGGCACTGGAAAGCGCCCCGGCGGGGTCACTGCTTCAAGGAGTTGGCGACGAGGGTGTGCCATTCCGCGACATTGCCAGCGTCATCGGTCGCTACCTGAACCTACCGGTAGTCAGCATTTCCCGTGAAGAGGCAGATGCCCACTTCGGCTTCCTCGGCGCCCTGGCAGCGCTCGACATCCCGAGATCGAGTGTACAGACCCAGGAACTCTTGGGATGGCAGCCTGTGCATTTGCGAC
It contains:
- a CDS encoding SDR family oxidoreductase — translated: MHVFVTGATGYIGTAVVHELIGAGHQVVGLTRSDKGAEALKEVGAEVHRGTLDDLDSLRTAAAAVDGVIHLAFEHNFSDFAASLTTDLRAVKTMGAALEGTGKPFVTTAHLNGEASDNAVLALTGVRSSVVSLCPSVHDQGDKGFVPMLITIARAKGVSAYIGDGSNRWPAVHRLDAARLYRLALESAPAGSLLQGVGDEGVPFRDIASVIGRYLNLPVVSISREEADAHFGFLGALAALDIPRSSVQTQELLGWQPVHLRLLPDLEQHYFTN